In a genomic window of Streptomyces roseoviridis:
- a CDS encoding ABC transporter permease, which produces MTTVTTGKDTQNTDALDFVAPKAEELAALLVGHTRPPRPSALSASLTFGWRAMLKIKHVPEQLFDVTAFPIMMVLMYTYLFGGALAGSVSAYIQFLLPGILVMSVVMITMYTGVSVNTDIEKGVFDRFRTLPIWRPAPMVGYLLGDVVRYLIASAVMLTVGIVIGYRPDGGVAGVLLGVALLLVFSFAFSWIWTMFGLLLRSEKSVMGVSMMVIFPLTFLSNVFVDPRTMPGWLQAFVNNSPVTHLATAVRELMAGNWPAADIAWSLGWSALFVVVFGAVTMRLYNRK; this is translated from the coding sequence ATGACCACCGTCACCACCGGCAAGGACACCCAGAACACCGACGCCCTCGACTTCGTCGCCCCCAAGGCCGAGGAGCTCGCCGCCCTCCTGGTGGGCCACACCCGGCCGCCGCGGCCCAGCGCGCTCTCCGCGTCCCTGACCTTCGGCTGGCGGGCCATGCTGAAGATCAAGCACGTGCCGGAGCAGCTCTTCGACGTGACGGCGTTCCCGATCATGATGGTGCTGATGTACACGTACCTCTTCGGGGGCGCGCTGGCCGGCTCGGTCTCGGCGTACATCCAGTTCCTGCTGCCGGGGATCCTCGTGATGAGCGTCGTGATGATCACGATGTACACGGGGGTCTCGGTCAACACCGACATCGAGAAGGGCGTCTTCGACCGCTTCCGCACGCTGCCGATCTGGCGGCCGGCTCCCATGGTGGGCTATCTGCTCGGCGACGTCGTGCGCTATCTGATCGCCTCCGCCGTGATGCTCACGGTCGGCATCGTCATCGGCTACCGCCCGGACGGCGGCGTCGCGGGCGTGCTGCTCGGGGTGGCGCTGCTGCTGGTCTTCTCGTTCGCGTTCTCGTGGATCTGGACCATGTTCGGACTGCTGCTGCGCAGCGAGAAGTCGGTCATGGGCGTCAGCATGATGGTGATCTTCCCGCTGACCTTCCTGTCCAACGTCTTCGTCGACCCGAGGACCATGCCCGGCTGGCTCCAGGCCTTCGTCAACAACAGCCCGGTGACCCATCTGGCGACGGCCGTGAGGGAACTGATGGCGGGCAACTGGCCGGCGGCGGACATCGCGTGGTCGCTGGGGTGGTCGGCGCTGTTCGTGGTGGTCTTCGGTGCGGTGACGATGCGCCTGTACAACCGCAAGTGA
- a CDS encoding ATP-binding cassette domain-containing protein, protein MTDLAIETEGLVKVFGTNRAVDGIDLRVPAGTVYGVLGPNGAGKTTAVKMLATLLRPDGGRARVFGKDVVEDADTVRGRVSLTGQYASVDEDLTGTENLVLLGRLLGHGRSAARERSAQLLEAFGLAEASDRQVKNYSGGMRRRIDIAASILNVPDLLFLDEPTTGLDPRSRNQVWDIVRAVVAQGTTVLLTTQYLDEADQLASRIAVIDHGKVIAEGTKGELKASVGSGSVRVRLRDPEQRAEAERVLTTALDATVQLDPDPVALTATLDGRGTGLGAAEQAARALTELARAGIMVDDFGLGQPSLDEVFLALTDRAPAARTPAHDPKETPA, encoded by the coding sequence ATGACCGACCTCGCCATCGAGACCGAAGGGCTGGTCAAGGTCTTCGGCACCAACCGTGCCGTCGACGGCATCGACCTGCGCGTCCCGGCCGGCACCGTCTACGGCGTCCTCGGGCCCAACGGCGCCGGCAAGACCACCGCCGTCAAGATGCTCGCGACCCTGCTGCGCCCCGACGGCGGCCGCGCCCGCGTCTTCGGCAAGGACGTCGTCGAGGACGCCGACACCGTACGCGGCCGGGTCAGCCTCACCGGCCAGTATGCCTCCGTCGACGAGGACCTCACCGGCACCGAGAACCTGGTCCTGCTCGGCCGGCTCCTCGGCCACGGCCGCTCCGCCGCGCGGGAGCGGTCCGCGCAGCTCCTCGAGGCGTTCGGGCTCGCGGAGGCGTCGGACCGGCAGGTGAAGAACTACTCCGGCGGCATGCGGCGCCGCATCGACATCGCCGCGTCCATCCTCAACGTGCCCGACCTGCTGTTCCTCGACGAGCCGACCACCGGCCTCGACCCGCGCAGCCGCAACCAGGTCTGGGACATCGTCCGCGCCGTGGTCGCCCAGGGCACCACGGTCCTGCTCACCACCCAGTACCTGGACGAGGCCGACCAGCTGGCCTCCCGGATCGCCGTCATCGACCACGGCAAGGTCATCGCGGAGGGCACCAAGGGCGAGCTGAAGGCGTCCGTGGGCTCGGGCTCCGTGCGCGTACGGCTCCGGGACCCCGAGCAGCGCGCGGAGGCCGAGCGCGTCCTCACCACCGCCCTCGACGCCACCGTCCAGCTCGACCCGGACCCGGTCGCGCTGACCGCCACCCTCGACGGCCGGGGGACCGGCCTCGGCGCCGCCGAACAGGCCGCGCGGGCGCTCACCGAACTCGCGCGGGCCGGGATCATGGTCGACGACTTCGGGCTCGGCCAGCCCAGTCTGGACGAGGTCTTCCTCGCCCTGACGGACCGCGCGCCCGCCGCCCGCACGCCGGCCCACGACCCGAAGGAGACGCCGGCATGA